The sequence below is a genomic window from Salvelinus sp. IW2-2015 linkage group LG10, ASM291031v2, whole genome shotgun sequence.
ccacctgCGCCGGCCTGTGCGAAACGACGGTAGCTAAATAGGGATAGACAGTACTTATTTAGGGTTGTGTGTTTATTAGGTACCAAACTGGACAAGACTGATTGAAACAGGGAGGGCCTACTTGGCCAATAgaacacacatttttattttctgatGCACAGTGTTCTGTTgagtgccctaatgaacacaccccTGTACAATTGTTTTTCATTACATtgagttatatatatttttgctctcaagtggtgcagtggtctaaggcatctcagtgcaagaggcatcactacagtccctggttcgaatccaggccgtgattgggagtcccatagggcggcgcacaattggcccagcgtcgtttggcaggggtaggccgtcattgtaaataagaacttgttcttaactgacttgcctagttcaataaataacaaaatatatatattctgttgCATGTGAGCTGTTGTGTAATATATTGTAGTGCAGCCATGCTACATTTTCTGCTGTTTAATTTAATTGACTAGGAGTATGTGCTAATTGACCTAAATCATTAATTCTACTATTTGACGTTGCACCAGGTTGCATCAGCAGCCCTTTGatattactgaacaaaattataaacacaacatgcaacaatttgtaagattttactgagttacagttcatataagggaatcagtcaattgaaataaattcaataggacctaatctatggatttcacatgcctgggCAGGgcttaggcccacccactggggagcaaggcccagccaatcagaatttgttttacCCCACAAAAGGGCCCCCCCagaagatcccgcaggtgaagtcAGTTGTGGAGATcctggttacacatggtctatggttgtgaggccggttggacgtagtctaaaatgactttggaggcagtttatggtagataaattaacattcagttctctggcaacattcctccagtcagcatgacaattgtaCGCTacttcaaaacatctgtggcattgtgttgtgtgacaaaactgcacattttaaattggccttttattgtgcccagcacaaggtggTAATGATCATTcattttaatcagtttcttgacatgccacacctttcaggtggatggattatcttggcaaaggagaaatgcttactaaaagggatgtaaacaaatttgtgcataacatttcagagaaataggctttttgtggatatggaacatttctgggaattttttatttcagctcatgaaacatgagaccaacactttacatgttgcgtttatatttttctgtGTAGATCACAATGGCAGCAGAAGAGTAACACTATGAATCatgcaataatttaaaaaatatggttTCCATTAGCCGAATCCCAGATTGGTTTGAGTTGTCTTGCCAAGCACTATGGTTATTGTCATGCCATGAGTTGACTATACAttacaacagatctgggacaaggcCAGTGTTCAGATGATTTCAATTTACCGGTATGAATGCTTTTGTTGGCAGGATCTGAACTATCAGAGCACATGGCTGCCGCACTCCCAGGGGGCGTGTAACTTCAAGGAGTGGTCCTACGAGAAGGTCTACCTGGAAGGCTGTCCATCCGGAGTCGACCCCTTCTTCATACCCGTAGCCAAGAGCTGCGATTGCATCAAATGCAAGACGGACAACACCGACTGTGATCGCATAAGCATGGCAACACCCAGCTGCGTAGTAAACCCACTAGAAATGTAATACTGTAGAGTTAGGCTGTTGCAGCAGCCAGTTTATGTTAAGCAACGGTTTGACTAGTCTATGGTACCGTTTCCATTGTTGATGTGCTATCACAATAAAACACTACTTAAGTCTAAACGTATTTgcttttaaaatatacttaagtatcaaaagtaaatgtataaataaacaaacaaaacagaccacactcaattttttatttacagatagccagggacagtCCAACAAGCATGTccttagtgagtccaccagatcagaggcagaagggatgaccagggatgttctcttgataagcgtgtgaattagaccagggatgttctcttcatAACTGTTTGTGAATTAGACCGTTTTCCtatcctgttaagcattcaaaatgtaacaagtacttttgggtatcagggaaaatctatggagtaaaaagtacattatttttggggggaatgtagtgaagtaaaagtagtcaaaaatataaaaagtacagGTAACCAaagaaactacttaagtagtaattCACACAACTGTGACTATGGGACATTTATCACGACCCCAAAATAGACCTAATAGGTCACAGAAAATAATTGTGAAATTGAACAGAACACTCTGTAATGGAGATGATCTGTGGTAAAGCGGCACGCTTGTTTTGACCGCTTAACACCTCGTGGACATTTCTAGGAAATTGTTGCAAAACCACACACACGATACTGAAGAAGCCACCAGTCATCGCCGATAATTATGATAAACTTTTTGTAGGGCTCACAGCAAGGGTTGGAATCTGGACACTCACATATTTTTTATATGAATTAAAACCAATTTAATTGACAGCTGTGGGCACAAAACAAATATGTAATCACTAATCAAAACAAGTGGAGAATTGCAAAAACCATGAGGAAAGGCAGAAAATGAAACGTGGGAAATTCTTCAGGAATGCATACTTTCAAAAAATGTGGAAACAAATCTCCGTCATATACCTCTTTTTCCTTTGCATGAGACCTTGTAGCGAGGTACCGGCGAAGTGTATGCGCACACACTTTCTTGAATTGACCCTCTCGGTACAGGAACTAAACTACATATGCAATGTTTATAACACTTGGTTGAAACCATTGTGGGAgtattatttcttattcatttacTCTTGATACATCTTGTGATAACTTGATTTAGTATCTTTTGGCAACTTCAGACCATTTCTTATCCTGTCCTCGTTTTACAGAAAactaaaatgagaaaaaaataacagaacATAAAAACAGTCATAGTTCAAGGCCTAAGGATGGGGGAGACTAGCCAGCGTACTTGTTGCGGAtgatctctcccccctccacttcAACCTGCTCGTATAGCCACTTGCGGTCACAGCGGCACTCYACGCCACACCTGCGGGAGCTACACTCGGGGCAGGGGTAGAAGCAGCCCATGCAGTCCGCGTCCAGGCAGTCACACATGTCCTTGCCGCAGGAGAGCAGGCGGCCTTTGTTGTCATACACTTTGCTCTTCGCCCCAATAGTCTGTCTGCAAATACACAAAAACAATGGAAACGTCTGACCTACCGCCTGTATGTGACTACCGTCTGCGTCTTGCTTACTTGGTTGTGCATCATTTATGGAATGACACTGCTTTCTGCTGGTTTACCTGCTCCCTGATACAAATTTTGATTGACTAGCAACCATTTGAAATGCAATAATGAAAACAAGCATACATTGCAGCCTTCGAGGAAGGTAGCAGAGCAGTGGACCCATGCAGTGATGGATTCTGGAAAGTGATGGTTTCCACTCTTACCGGTCAGTGTTTGAGGAGATTCCACCTCGTCCTCCACCTCGTTTTTTGCCATCACCTCTTCcctgcaaaaacaaaaaaataactttgAGTGAATGTTGATAGATGAAACAGGAGAAGTATGCTCTTGTGCACGTGAACACAAGGCTCTGAAAAACAGCACTTAACTGTGCAGAAATTCACCAACACCTGCTATACTCTGATTTACACTAACATTCATTTAGAGGGGTGAAACCCATCTGTGAGAGGtgataaaaatatttataaagttGACACACCTTGCCAGTATCCCGGGTACTATGTCGTTTCTCCTTGACCTTGCTCTTCTCCAGCGTCTTAGCCCTCTCCCGGTCTGACGGTGCCCCGAAGCGGTTAGCCGCATTTGTGTCCTTGGTCATCATACCCCTTTTTCGTAAttcaggctgcaatgtttttaacatacatcttgtaGTCTAGCTGAATAAAAACAAAGACAGTTGGGTAAACTAGGTTGAGCAACTATGAAACCATACATTACCTTCGATGAATCAGCACCGAAAATGGTGGGMACGGCATCTTCCCTAAGAAACTGTTTGCCATTGTAGTCTCGGAAACAATCTGGGTTGAAATGTTCTGAGCAGAGGCAAGTGTTAGGTGTAGGGATGAAGTTTTTCATCCCCAAACTTTGTACCCATTGGTTGGCAAGCTGAGGCTTACTGATGGGGAACCTGAGAACAGGACAAGAAACACTGCTTAACACAAGCATGCATTCTCTTGCGCACGCATAAACACACCACATTTAGCTACAACAACATTTGAAGAACGACTTAGCGAACGTTAgcaaactagctaacgttagcttgaagTCCTTTACTCCTTACCTGTAAAATCGTATTTCTGACCCTTTGATAAACTTGTTGGTGCAGCCGTTTACTGCACAGGTGACAGGCATGATGAACCTCGTGCTTGTATGGTCTGATGTCAATTTATTTAGTAGCAATATAAACTATCGGAAGCACCGCTTCCAGTCCAACGCCTGTGTTGTTACTTCTTCTTCAATGATACAATTGCGGTCTGCAAACAAACGTTAacggtgcatgccgccacctactgtgctggagggTGTTGTTTAAATCACGGTCTACAAGATTAGCTCCAAATTTCTAAATCCTCttacctaactcagtacttcTGAGGAAATAAAAAATGAGCCCTACTAACTTCCAATACACCCTCCCACATCACCAAAATCCCTCCCAAACCCCACCATCCTCAATGACTCTACACTTCAATCTTTCCATCTCTgttcctctgcatacacatcacggacaaaatgaaatggtccacccacacagtgtggtgaagaaggtgcaacagtgcctcttcaacctcaggatgctgaagaaatttgtcttgtcacctaaaaccctcaaacctttacagatgcacaattgaaagcatcctgttgggctgtatcactgcctggtacggcaactgccgcaaggctctccagagggtggtgcggtctgcataacgcatcaccgggggcaaactacctgccctccaggacacctacagcacccgatgtcataggaaggccaaaaagatcaccatggacaacaaccacccgagccactgcctgttcaccccgctatcatccagaaggcgaggtcagcacaggtgcatcaaagctgggaccgagagactgaaaaacagcttctatctcaaggccatcagactgttaaacagccatcactaacacagagaggctgctgcctacatacagacttgaaatcattggccacttaaataaatggatcactagtcactttaataatgccactttaataatgtttacatatcttgcattactcatctcttatgtatataataccatctattgcattttGCCTATGCCACTCTGCCATTGCTCAtcgatatatttatatgtatatattcgtATTccattacttagatttgtgtgtattaggtagttgtggaattgttagattacatattagatattgctgcactgtcggaactagaaacacaagcatttcactacactcgcaataacatctgctaaccatgtgtatgtgaccaataaaattWGATTTGATTTTAACATTCAACAATATTACAACACATGCTCCACAGTTTCATCGACCATACACTccagacacaaaccattcacatgctTGACAACCAGCTGTAATGACGAGTTCAATGTACAATGTCCTAGGCACAATGAAGAaaacaccacctcttccttcctagTCTGACCTATGAATCTTGGTCCACCGACCTTTCTTTGGAGGACATATACTGTAAATGCCGGGCCTTTGGCTCAGAGTCCCATCTCCTCTGCCTCAGATCTATCAAATTAGCTCTGATCTTACATTTCACCTCACCTCTAACCAGTGGAACATTAATATCAATTATATCTTGTTTTAAAGCTCTTTTGGCTAACTCTTTTGGTCTACAATTTCATTCCATTCCACACCCGAATGGGCTGGGACCCAGCAGAATCTCACATCTACACCCAGCCTCTCAATTCTGCATTATAACCTTAATACCTCCAATAGTTGGTCACTCCTATTAGATTTACCAGatgataaactattcaatacacaAAGGGAATCTGAGCCCACTATAATTCTGACAGGTTGTATGTCCTCCACCCACTGGAGGGCAACTACTATCGCCAACAATTCAACTGAGTATACCGACAGTTCTGTTAGTCTTCTACATATCTGCACATCAAATTCAGGAAAGTAAACGCCTGCTCCTGTGCAACTCACTGTTTGGGTCATTGGATCCATCTGTGAAAAGCAGTAAAAATGCATAAAAACCTTGACCAATGTAATTGTCAACCAGTTTCACTATATGACTGACCTCTGACCaatctttccttttctctaccAAGGTTAGATCGACAACAGGATCTGGGAGTAATCATGGAGGAACATTCCCTATCACCACAGAAGGTCCAACCTCAAACCACTCTCATCAGCAAGCTTTCCAACTGTCCAACCAAAACCACTGCCTTGTCTACTAGTATATTCTcaacagtcatctagaacagtaGCAGTTGGATGGTCAACCTCACAGCCTAACCCAATAAGCTaatacatttccccccccccactgtatatccaaagGAACCTCACCTGCCTCCACTAGTAAGGCACATACAGATATTGATTTAAATGTACCGTTACATATCCTTAAAGCTCTATATAAAACTATATACTGGATTCTGTCCAGCCTCTGAAGCCAAGTTGTTGACCCTGTTCCATAAACTATACACCAGTAATCAATTGTCGTCCTGATCAGAGCTCTATAAATATCCATCAACGATTGTCTGTCAGCACCCCATTCATAACCAGAGACCGAACGCATAAGATTCACCACCTTCTAACACTTTGTTTGAACATTTATGACATGCTCTttccatgtaaactcagcaaaaaaagaaacgtcctctcactgtcaactgcgattcttttcagcaaacttaacatatgttcatacaaatatttacacaacaagattcaacaactgagacataaactgaacaagttccacagaaatgtgactaacagaaatggaataatatgtccctgaacaaaggagggggtcaatatcaaaagtaacagtcagaatctggtgtggccaccagctgcattaagtactgcagtgcatctcctcctcatggactgcaccagatttgccagttcttgctgtgagatgttaccccactcttccaccaaggcacctgaaagttcccagacatttctggggggaatggccctagccctcatcctccgatccaacaggtcccagacgtgctcaatgggattgagatccgggctcatcgctggccatggcagaacactgacattcctgtcttgcaggaaatcacgcacacaacaagcagtatggctggtggcattgtcatgctggagggtcatgtcaggatgagcctgcaggaagggtaccacacgagGGAGGAGAATTCCtgttccctgtaatgcacagcgttgagattgcctgcaactcagtccgatgatgctgtgacacaccgccccagatcRtgacggaccctccacctcaaaatcgatcccgctccagagtacaggcctcggggtaacgctcattccttcgacgataaacgtgaatccgaccatcacccctggtgagataaaCCGCGAcaaaagcactttttgccagtcctgtctggtccagcgacggtgggtttgtgcccatagccgacgttgttgccggtgatgtctggtgaggacctgccttacaacaggccttcaagctctcagtccagcctctctcagcctattgcggacagtctgagcactgatggagggattgtgcgttcctggtgtaactcgggcagttgttgttgccatcctgtacctgtcccgcaggtgtgatgttcagatgtaccgatcctgtgcaggtgttgttacacgtggtctgccactgcaatggacaatcagctgtccgtcctgtctctctgtaccgctgtcttaggcgtctcacattacggacattgcaatttatttccctggccacatctgcggtcctcatgcatccttgtagcatgcctaaggcacgttcacgcagatgagcagggaccctgggcataattcttttggtgtttttcagagtcagtagtaaggcctctttagtgtcctaagttttcataactgtgaccttaattgcctaccgtctgtaagctgttagtgtcttaacgaccattccacaggtgcatgttcattaattgtttatggttcattgaacaagcatgggaaacagtgtttaaaccatttacaatgaagatctgagaagttatttggatttttacgaattatctttgaaagacagggtcctgaaaaagggacgtttctttttttgagWTCATATCGCTCATTGAACCATAGACCCAAATATTTGTACTTAAAAACTCTCCCCATAGGCTGTCCATTCAGAAACAACGGTATATTATCAGCAACTTTCTTCTTTGACAAGAACATACAGCAAGATTTCGCCACCGACAATTCAAAACTCCAGTCAATCGACCATCTTTCAACATCCATTATAGCCCGTTGAATAGAAGTTCACATGAGAGATATTCCTTCTCCTCATCCAAATAGCTCCATCCTCAGCATATAGGGAAACCCCaatacccctacctacatttgaAAACACATCATTAATCATAATGTTTAACAAAATAGGACTGATAGCACTGCYTTGAGGAATAGCGTTGTCAACTCCATGGGCATCAGATATATTGGATCCTATTTTAACGCAATTAAATAAGGCCAAAAGACAGTTATATAGTCTCCCACCAATaccaattatttatatattaatcagtggggctcccgagtggggcagcagtctaaggcactgcatctcagtgctagaggcgtaactacagaccctggtttcatttcagggctgtatcacaaccggctgtgattgggagtcccatagggctttGTTCTTAACGGATTTGtctagtgaaataaaataaaatgcaaagaGCGATTAAATAAGGCC
It includes:
- the fshb gene encoding follitropin subunit beta gives rise to the protein MYCTHLMTLQLVVMATLWVTPVRAGTDCMYGCRLNNMTITVEREDCHGSITITTCAGLCETTDLNYQSTWLPHSQGACNFKEWSYEKVYLEGCPSGVDPFFIPVAKSCDCIKCKTDNTDCDRISMATPSCVVNPLEM
- the arl14ep gene encoding ARL14 effector protein, encoding MPVTCAVNGCTNKFIKGSEIRFYRFPISKPQLANQWVQSLGMKNFIPTPNTCLCSEHFNPDCFRDYNGKQFLREDAVPTIFGADSSKPELRKRGMMTKDTNAANRFGAPSDRERAKTLEKSKVKEKRHSTRDTGKGRGDGKKRGGGRGGISSNTDRQTIGAKSKVYDNKGRLLSCGKDMCDCLDADCMGCFYPCPECSSRRCGVECRCDRKWLYEQVEVEGGEIIRNKYAG